A genomic segment from Nitrospirota bacterium encodes:
- a CDS encoding bifunctional nuclease family protein: MLVQMRVEGMLFDPRSNMYILLLKEINGNGTLPIWIGKPEADSIALALGKVDTPRPLTHDLIKNITDGLKIKITKIIVTEIQDNTYYALLCLNDGKKETLIDSRPSDAVAVALRVNAPIFVEENVMTQKSSDELEEWLKNLKPEDFGNIM; this comes from the coding sequence ATGTTGGTCCAGATGAGGGTTGAAGGAATGCTGTTTGATCCCCGCAGCAACATGTATATCCTTCTCCTGAAGGAGATTAACGGCAACGGTACACTCCCGATTTGGATCGGCAAGCCGGAAGCTGATTCAATAGCGCTTGCACTCGGAAAAGTCGATACACCGAGGCCTCTGACACATGACCTCATCAAGAACATTACCGACGGCCTGAAGATCAAAATAACAAAGATAATCGTTACAGAAATACAGGACAACACCTATTACGCGCTGCTCTGCCTGAACGACGGGAAAAAGGAGACTCTTATAGACTCCAGGCCGAGCGATGCCGTAGCAGTAGCCTTAAGGGTCAACGCACCTATTTTTGTGGAAGAAAATGTCATGACCCAAAAAAGCTCCGACGAACTCGAGGAGTGGCTCAAAAATCTCAAACCCGAAGACTTCGGGAATATCATGTAA
- the era gene encoding GTPase Era, with the protein MTENDTKSVFRSGYVLIIGRPNVGKSTLLNAILGEKVAIVSPKPQTTRNRIVGIKNLPDAQIIFIDTPGIHIPRNRLGEAMVRTAREALLEVDVILYMVEPRMPERADSAVFDLLSKVQHPVMLLINKIDSVRKQEILPVIEYFRKYSQFKEIIPVSATKRDGISILMKLLYDCLPAGPKYYPDDIITEQAERFMVSEIIREKIMYATEEELPYSTAVEVLKWQERDDGLISISCNIYVEREGQKAIIIGRRGEKLKSVGILARSDIERLLNTRVFLELWVKVRKNWRNNNHLLKELGY; encoded by the coding sequence ATGACAGAGAACGATACAAAGAGTGTTTTCCGCTCCGGGTATGTTTTGATAATCGGACGACCAAATGTCGGCAAATCCACACTTCTGAACGCTATCCTTGGAGAAAAAGTCGCTATCGTGAGCCCGAAACCCCAAACTACAAGAAACAGAATCGTTGGAATAAAAAATCTTCCCGATGCACAGATAATCTTCATCGATACCCCGGGCATTCACATTCCAAGGAACAGGCTTGGAGAAGCGATGGTGAGAACAGCAAGGGAAGCCCTTCTCGAAGTGGATGTCATTTTATACATGGTTGAACCGCGGATGCCGGAAAGGGCTGATTCGGCGGTGTTTGATCTGCTCAGCAAGGTTCAGCATCCTGTCATGCTCCTGATAAACAAGATAGACAGTGTAAGGAAGCAGGAGATTCTTCCGGTCATTGAATACTTCAGGAAATACAGTCAGTTCAAAGAAATCATACCCGTTTCGGCAACCAAGCGGGATGGGATAAGCATTCTGATGAAATTACTGTACGATTGTCTTCCTGCCGGTCCCAAATACTATCCTGACGATATTATTACCGAACAAGCCGAACGGTTTATGGTATCAGAGATAATCAGGGAAAAGATCATGTATGCAACGGAAGAAGAGCTTCCGTATTCTACAGCGGTCGAAGTGCTCAAGTGGCAGGAAAGGGATGACGGACTCATCTCAATCAGCTGCAATATATATGTTGAAAGAGAAGGACAAAAAGCTATAATAATAGGTAGGCGAGGCGAGAAACTCAAGTCTGTCGGCATTCTGGCAAGGTCAGATATAGAAAGGCTTCTGAACACTCGGGTCTTCCTCGAGCTATGGGTTAAGGTCAGGAAAAACTGGAGAAATAATAACCATCTTCTGAAGGAACTGGGGTACTAG
- a CDS encoding phosphotransacetylase family protein produces MVSLYVGSTSGYTGKTLITMGLGNKFRKDGLKVGYIKPVGILPIKVDNTLTDNDAWRIYRALDLKDPISEICPVVLTQELAVKSYLKDMKGLLPKIVKSFHQVCKNKDLMLIGGYGSIYTGSYLGLQGINVIKRLDAKAVIVVKYEGEYIVDYVLQAKKDLKDRFLGVILNKVTAELKQSADEYAIPFLKRKGVDILGILPHDSIVGSITVEELNEMLGGKVLCCHDKLGNLVEHFLIGAMQVDKASEYFKKTRNNAVIVGGDRADIQLSAIESGSVCLILTGELYPGEIILSRAEQKDIPLLVVREDTFSIAKKLEKMSVRLRLREKGKVDRGMNLVAQNVDFPMLYKKLGIKAG; encoded by the coding sequence ATGGTTTCTTTATATGTTGGCTCTACATCAGGATACACAGGCAAAACCCTGATAACCATGGGACTGGGAAATAAATTCAGGAAAGACGGCCTGAAGGTAGGGTATATAAAACCTGTTGGCATTCTTCCCATTAAAGTTGATAACACGCTTACCGACAACGATGCATGGCGCATTTACAGGGCGCTTGATCTGAAAGACCCAATATCCGAAATATGTCCTGTGGTGTTGACGCAGGAGCTGGCGGTCAAAAGCTATCTTAAGGATATGAAAGGGCTTTTGCCAAAAATAGTCAAATCGTTTCATCAGGTCTGCAAAAATAAAGACCTCATGCTGATCGGGGGATATGGAAGCATATATACCGGGAGTTATCTCGGGCTCCAGGGCATAAATGTCATTAAGAGGCTTGATGCGAAGGCTGTTATCGTCGTGAAATATGAAGGTGAATATATTGTCGATTATGTCCTTCAGGCAAAGAAGGATCTCAAAGACAGGTTTCTCGGCGTTATTCTGAATAAAGTGACCGCAGAACTCAAGCAAAGCGCTGATGAATACGCAATCCCCTTTCTCAAAAGAAAGGGCGTGGATATTCTTGGAATACTGCCCCATGATTCTATAGTGGGGTCGATCACTGTTGAAGAATTAAATGAAATGCTCGGGGGAAAGGTTTTATGCTGCCATGATAAGCTCGGCAATCTTGTGGAGCATTTCCTGATCGGTGCAATGCAGGTTGACAAGGCAAGTGAGTATTTCAAGAAAACCAGAAACAATGCTGTCATTGTGGGAGGAGACCGGGCAGATATCCAGCTTTCGGCAATTGAGTCGGGATCTGTATGTCTGATTCTTACCGGAGAACTATACCCCGGGGAGATTATTCTTTCCCGTGCCGAACAGAAAGACATTCCCCTCCTTGTAGTGCGGGAAGATACCTTCAGCATCGCCAAAAAACTTGAAAAAATGTCTGTTCGTTTACGGTTAAGGGAAAAAGGCAAGGTCGACAGGGGCATGAACCTTGTTGCCCAGAATGTTGACTTCCCTATGCTGTACAAAAAATTGGGCATAAAAGCCGGCTGA
- the recO gene encoding DNA repair protein RecO, which translates to MIKRSEGIVLRTFPFGEADLIVTFMTPDLGILKLFAKSPRKFKSCFGSSLEPLTYAKIAFWGREDTALPKLTQSDIIHPFQSIRENLDCFLKVSGIIELTISFVPERDANKKAYTLLLHTLQAVEKGFDTHLLTCHYKIKLLHFTGFSPGLDSCGRCGKTGYSFYISHGSILCEICSRGMAPPLRISPAVLRFYKDLLTWDTAKVGRIKPTEMLLAELSDIMNMHIKYILAKPLKTEEYAQTLTITGKQPMK; encoded by the coding sequence ATGATCAAGAGGTCCGAAGGTATTGTCCTGAGAACCTTTCCATTCGGCGAAGCAGATCTCATTGTCACGTTTATGACTCCCGACTTGGGAATTCTGAAGCTTTTTGCAAAAAGCCCCCGCAAATTCAAAAGCTGTTTCGGGAGCAGCCTTGAACCTCTGACCTATGCAAAAATAGCCTTCTGGGGCAGGGAAGATACCGCTCTCCCGAAACTGACTCAGTCAGATATCATTCATCCCTTTCAATCAATCAGGGAGAACCTGGACTGCTTTCTGAAGGTTTCCGGGATAATAGAACTGACCATCAGTTTTGTTCCCGAAAGAGACGCGAACAAAAAGGCATATACCCTGCTGCTGCATACCCTGCAGGCTGTCGAAAAGGGTTTTGATACACATTTGCTGACATGTCACTATAAAATAAAGCTGCTCCATTTCACAGGGTTTTCACCCGGGCTCGATTCCTGCGGACGGTGCGGGAAGACCGGCTACAGTTTCTATATTTCGCATGGTTCGATCCTGTGCGAAATCTGTTCTCGGGGAATGGCTCCGCCGTTAAGGATATCTCCCGCTGTGCTGCGTTTTTACAAGGATCTCCTCACATGGGACACCGCAAAGGTGGGACGCATAAAACCCACGGAGATGCTCCTTGCTGAACTTTCGGATATCATGAATATGCATATAAAATATATTCTTGCGAAACCATTGAAAACAGAGGAATATGCACAAACGCTGACAATTACCGGAAAGCAGCCGATGAAATAA
- the acs gene encoding acetate--CoA ligase alpha subunit, with protein MLNNFFKPKSIAVIGASRTPGKVGYDILKNIIQYGYDGSVYPINPGAEEILGRRAYPSLQDVPESIDLAVIVVPSKNVIDVIEQCGAKKIDSAIIITAGFKESGIEGARLESELIRKSAESGVRFIGPNCLGMIDTHSKVNASFAAGMPAKGSIGFFSQSGALCLAVLDRALPDEIGFSKFISMGNKADISDTDIMLALAEDDNTKVILGYIEGVSDGRKFMEVAAEVSKKKPLIILKSGTTGAGAKAASSHTGALAGREAAFDAAFRQSGIIRAHNVNELFNYALAFANQPLPKGPHVAIITNSGGPGILAADACDKSDLQLIPLYKNIVDELRSFLPPVASFYNPVDILGDSGADRYEKALNTVLKDERMHGIMVLLSPTAVVDVEATALAVVNISRLIDRPILTSFMGKKSIDAAAKTLLKFGVPNYSFPEDMVSAMNVMYRYHLWINRPDKTFHPYEGLKEKAVNVFETAKNENRDRLYDMEVHDILRAYGFSQPRGLVARTPEDAVAAAKGIGYPVVMKILSPQISHKSDIGGVRINLNSRKDVENAFFDITTRVRNLMPNAHIYGVIIQEMIPKGKEVIMGITKDPQFGHMIMFGLGGIYVEVLKDISFRIVPLSQEDAHEMIRETKTFPLLRGVRGEAEADIGAIEKSLLLLSQMATDFPQIIEADINPLLVKERGKGAVAVDARFTIGGD; from the coding sequence ATGCTCAATAATTTTTTTAAACCAAAATCAATAGCTGTTATCGGTGCCTCAAGAACCCCGGGTAAGGTAGGCTATGATATTCTGAAAAATATCATTCAGTATGGATACGACGGAAGTGTATATCCCATCAATCCGGGTGCAGAAGAGATTCTGGGAAGAAGGGCGTATCCTTCTCTTCAGGATGTTCCTGAAAGCATTGATCTGGCAGTTATTGTGGTGCCTTCAAAAAATGTGATAGATGTGATCGAACAATGCGGTGCAAAGAAAATCGATTCTGCTATCATCATTACTGCCGGTTTTAAAGAGAGCGGCATTGAGGGAGCAAGGCTTGAGAGTGAGCTGATCCGCAAATCGGCAGAGTCAGGTGTACGCTTTATCGGTCCAAATTGCCTCGGGATGATCGACACTCACTCCAAGGTGAATGCTTCTTTTGCAGCCGGCATGCCTGCGAAGGGAAGCATTGGGTTTTTTTCCCAGTCTGGTGCGCTCTGCCTTGCGGTTCTTGACCGTGCACTTCCTGATGAAATCGGCTTCTCCAAATTCATCAGTATGGGGAACAAAGCAGATATATCTGACACGGATATCATGTTGGCACTTGCTGAGGATGACAATACAAAAGTAATTCTGGGGTATATTGAGGGAGTAAGCGACGGCAGGAAATTCATGGAGGTTGCTGCCGAGGTTTCAAAGAAAAAACCGCTTATCATACTGAAATCCGGCACAACCGGCGCAGGAGCAAAGGCGGCATCTTCCCATACCGGAGCACTTGCAGGCCGAGAAGCTGCATTTGATGCTGCCTTCAGGCAGAGCGGCATTATCAGGGCACATAATGTCAATGAACTTTTCAATTATGCACTTGCATTTGCCAATCAGCCGTTGCCAAAGGGACCGCATGTAGCGATTATTACGAATTCCGGAGGTCCCGGAATTCTTGCTGCAGATGCCTGCGACAAATCAGACCTGCAACTGATACCGCTATACAAGAATATTGTGGATGAGCTTAGATCGTTTCTTCCACCGGTGGCATCATTTTATAACCCGGTTGACATCCTGGGCGACTCAGGGGCCGACAGGTACGAAAAGGCCCTTAATACGGTACTTAAGGATGAAAGGATGCACGGCATAATGGTGCTCCTGTCACCGACCGCAGTTGTCGATGTCGAGGCCACAGCCCTTGCAGTCGTCAATATATCCCGCCTGATAGACCGGCCCATTCTTACTTCATTCATGGGGAAGAAGAGCATTGATGCTGCTGCCAAAACTCTTCTGAAATTCGGCGTCCCGAACTACAGTTTTCCGGAGGATATGGTTTCAGCGATGAACGTGATGTACCGGTACCACCTGTGGATCAACAGACCGGATAAGACATTTCACCCATACGAAGGATTGAAAGAAAAAGCGGTAAACGTATTCGAAACTGCAAAAAATGAAAACCGGGACCGTCTGTACGATATGGAAGTACATGATATTCTCAGGGCATATGGTTTCTCACAGCCAAGGGGTCTTGTTGCCAGGACACCTGAGGATGCTGTCGCAGCTGCTAAGGGGATAGGGTATCCGGTTGTCATGAAAATACTTTCTCCCCAAATCAGCCATAAAAGTGATATTGGTGGCGTGAGGATCAATCTGAACAGCAGGAAAGATGTCGAAAATGCCTTTTTTGATATTACCACAAGGGTCAGGAACCTCATGCCGAATGCCCACATTTACGGGGTTATCATTCAGGAGATGATACCGAAAGGGAAAGAAGTTATCATGGGGATAACGAAAGATCCGCAATTTGGTCATATGATAATGTTCGGTCTCGGCGGTATTTATGTTGAAGTACTGAAGGATATTTCGTTCAGGATTGTCCCTTTAAGCCAGGAAGATGCACATGAAATGATCAGGGAAACGAAAACATTTCCCCTGTTGAGAGGTGTCAGAGGAGAAGCAGAAGCGGACATCGGGGCCATTGAAAAATCTTTGTTGCTCCTGTCGCAGATGGCGACTGATTTTCCGCAGATTATCGAAGCCGATATCAATCCCCTTCTTGTTAAGGAAAGGGGAAAAGGTGCAGTAGCCGTAGATGCTCGATTTACCATAGGAGGTGATTGA
- a CDS encoding translation initiation factor, whose protein sequence is MSHEKSRLVYSTGNVISRREDDFTQASLPTVLPSRQKVIIRLERKGRGGKSVTLIEGLQVTLEDMTSLMRQLKTKLGTGGVMKGDILEIQGDHRDSIFSMLQRMGYNPKRSGG, encoded by the coding sequence ATGTCGCACGAAAAATCAAGACTCGTCTACAGCACCGGCAACGTGATTTCACGCCGAGAGGATGATTTCACACAAGCTTCTCTCCCGACCGTTCTTCCCTCGCGGCAGAAGGTCATTATCCGGCTCGAACGGAAGGGCCGGGGAGGAAAGTCGGTTACGCTGATAGAAGGTCTTCAGGTAACCCTGGAAGACATGACATCTCTGATGAGGCAGTTGAAGACAAAACTCGGGACTGGCGGCGTGATGAAAGGCGATATCCTTGAAATTCAGGGTGACCACCGGGATAGTATCTTTTCGATGCTGCAGCGAATGGGCTACAATCCCAAGCGATCCGGAGGGTAA
- a CDS encoding MBL fold metallo-hydrolase codes for MIAISLQSGSNGNCIYVEANGVRLLFDAGICGIRAERRMDVHGRDIRAVDALIISHDHTDHIRYAGVYQRKYGIPIFITPKTLEKAGTGDSLGKIKNINYFRSGEKLFFGSVTVQTIPTPHDGADGSAFVISSEGRRLGILTDLGHVFRDLPEVISSLDAVFLESNYDPAMLENGTYPYFLKERIKGPKGHLSNREAAELLQSGEKLQWVCLSHLSENNNDLRIALKTHAQIVGRRITFYTASRFTSSGILKV; via the coding sequence GTGATCGCAATCTCTCTTCAATCCGGCAGCAACGGTAATTGTATTTATGTCGAGGCGAACGGAGTCCGGCTTCTTTTTGATGCAGGAATCTGTGGCATTAGGGCAGAGAGAAGAATGGACGTCCATGGCCGTGACATCCGCGCTGTCGATGCACTGATAATATCCCATGATCATACTGACCACATCCGTTATGCAGGGGTATATCAGCGAAAATATGGCATTCCGATTTTCATAACGCCGAAGACACTCGAAAAAGCGGGAACGGGAGACAGTCTCGGAAAGATAAAGAATATCAACTACTTTCGTTCAGGTGAAAAACTGTTTTTCGGCAGTGTAACTGTCCAGACAATTCCTACACCTCACGATGGCGCTGATGGGTCTGCCTTCGTAATATCCTCCGAAGGCAGAAGGCTCGGCATCCTGACAGATCTTGGACACGTATTCAGGGATCTTCCCGAAGTGATTTCCTCTCTTGACGCGGTGTTTCTTGAGAGCAATTACGATCCTGCGATGCTGGAGAACGGGACATATCCTTATTTTCTCAAAGAGCGCATCAAAGGACCGAAAGGGCATCTTTCCAACAGGGAAGCTGCGGAACTGCTCCAGTCCGGAGAAAAGCTTCAATGGGTTTGTCTGTCACATCTTTCCGAGAATAACAACGATCTACGCATTGCATTAAAAACACATGCACAGATTGTGGGGCGCAGAATCACTTTCTATACTGCCAGCCGCTTTACGTCTTCCGGAATACTCAAGGTGTAA